The proteins below are encoded in one region of Lactuca sativa cultivar Salinas chromosome 3, Lsat_Salinas_v11, whole genome shotgun sequence:
- the LOC111912325 gene encoding tubulin-folding cofactor A, with the protein MATIRNLKIKTAACKRIVKELHSYEKEVEREAAKTASMKEKGADPYDLKQQENVLGESRMMIPDCRKRLESSLADLKAILAELEELKQKEGPEVVEAESTVADIEKLFQTTES; encoded by the exons ATGGCAACTATTAGAAATCTGAAAATCAAGACAGCAGCATGCAAACGCATTGTGAAGGAGCTACACTCTTATGAAAAAGAGGTTGAGAGGGAGGCAGCCAAGACAGCTAGCATGAAGGAGAAGGGTGCTGACCCTTATGATCTTAAACAACAG GAAAATGTGCTTGGTGAATCAAGGATGATGATTCCTGATTGTCGCAAACGCCTGGAGTCCTCACTAGCTGACTTAAAAGCGATattg GCTGAGTTGGAGGAATTGAAGCAAAAGGAAGGACCTGAAGTTGTTGAAGCTGAAAGCACAGTTGCTGATATTGAGAAGTTATTCCAAACAACCGAATCTTAG